The following coding sequences are from one Geothrix sp. window:
- a CDS encoding cupin domain-containing protein, producing the protein MIRRLSDLPAEAKANIRGGKGRALDVSLLKLGDMAGVLSLGRITLEPGASIGEHAHPNTEDLYLIVEGRGTGLLDGERFPVGPGDLFLVKAGGSHGLINDSEEPLTFIGLLTRSEEKA; encoded by the coding sequence ATGATCCGGAGGCTGAGCGACCTGCCGGCGGAAGCCAAGGCGAACATCCGCGGCGGCAAGGGCCGGGCCCTCGATGTGAGCCTGCTGAAGCTGGGCGACATGGCGGGCGTGCTCAGCCTGGGCCGCATCACGCTGGAGCCAGGCGCCAGCATCGGCGAGCACGCCCACCCCAATACCGAGGACCTCTACCTGATCGTGGAGGGCCGGGGCACCGGCCTCCTGGATGGCGAGCGCTTCCCCGTGGGGCCCGGCGACCTCTTCCTGGTGAAGGCGGGCGGCAGCCACGGCCTCATCAACGATTCGGAAGAACCCCTGACCTTCATCGGCCTGCTCACGCGGAGCGAGGAGAAGGCCTAG
- a CDS encoding DMT family transporter — MTWKREPRTWLAIAGLLLLWASAFAGIRAGMRLSPAGAVGPDGYGPGELALLRFGTASTVLALYALAKRMRLPERSELPLIGLTGFLGISVYHVALNFGEMTVQAGAASLLISAAPVFTALLSVAVLKERLTRLGWLGILLAFAGVALIALSGGRGLHFTPGALLILLAATVAAVYSILSKKLLRRHAALEFTCYSIWAGTLPLLVFLPGLLRRLPVAAPPATFAVIYLGIFPAAIAYVLWNYALARMPASLLSSFLYLSPVLASLIAWVWLGELPALLTLVGGAIAILGVILVQTKGYARAEG; from the coding sequence ATGACTTGGAAGCGCGAACCCCGTACCTGGCTGGCCATCGCCGGCCTGCTGCTGCTGTGGGCTTCGGCCTTCGCGGGCATCCGGGCGGGCATGCGGCTCAGCCCGGCGGGCGCCGTGGGCCCCGATGGCTACGGCCCCGGCGAGCTGGCCCTGCTGCGCTTCGGGACGGCCTCCACGGTGCTGGCCCTGTACGCCCTGGCCAAGCGGATGCGGCTGCCGGAGCGCTCGGAGCTGCCGCTGATCGGCCTCACGGGCTTCCTGGGCATCAGCGTCTACCACGTGGCCCTGAACTTCGGCGAGATGACGGTGCAGGCCGGTGCCGCTTCGTTGCTCATCTCCGCGGCCCCGGTGTTCACCGCGCTGCTGTCCGTGGCCGTGCTGAAGGAGCGCCTGACCAGGCTCGGCTGGCTGGGCATCCTGCTGGCCTTCGCCGGCGTCGCGCTCATCGCCCTCAGCGGCGGCCGGGGCCTGCACTTCACGCCCGGGGCCCTGCTCATCCTGCTGGCGGCCACGGTGGCAGCCGTCTACTCGATCCTGTCCAAGAAGCTGCTGCGCCGCCACGCCGCCCTGGAGTTCACCTGCTACTCCATCTGGGCGGGCACTCTGCCCTTGCTGGTCTTCCTGCCGGGCCTGCTCCGCCGCCTGCCCGTGGCCGCGCCCCCGGCGACCTTCGCCGTGATCTACCTCGGCATCTTCCCGGCGGCCATCGCCTACGTGCTGTGGAACTACGCCCTGGCCCGGATGCCCGCCTCGCTGCTGTCGAGCTTCCTATATCTGTCGCCGGTGCTCGCCAGCCTCATCGCCTGGGTGTGGCTGGGCGAGCTCCCCGCCCTGCTCACCCTCGTGGGCGGCGCCATCGCCATCCTCGGCGTGATCCTGGTGCAGACGAAGGGCTATGCCAGGGCCGAGGGCTAG